Proteins encoded by one window of Acetivibrio thermocellus ATCC 27405:
- a CDS encoding polyribonucleotide nucleotidyltransferase, whose protein sequence is MYKTFSMELAGRTLTIETGKLAQLANGSVLVRYGDTVVLSTATASATPREGVDFFPLSVDYEERLYAVGKIPGGFIKREGKPSEKAILTARVIDRPLRPLFPKDLRNDVAIVNTVLSVDQDNSPELAALLGSSIAVSISDIPFNGPVGAVILGLIDGEVIINPTEKQKEISQMYVTLAGTRNKIVMIEAGANEVPDEVMLDAIKKGHEEIKKIVDFIDGIVKEVGKPKFEYESAEVPEEIFNAVREYAYDKMREAVLAVDKQVRDKNIDDLTKEITEHFAEVFPEMEPAIKEAIYKLEKKVVREYILEEGRRVDGRRLDEIRPLSAEVGLLPRVHGSGLFTRGQTQVLSSVTLGAMGDVQILDGIDTEETKRYMHHYNFPGFSVGEAKSSRGPGRREIGHGALAERALEPVIPSEEEFPYTIRVVSEVLMSNGSTSQGSVCGSTLALMDAGVPIKKPVAGISAGLVVDENNPDRFVTFMDIQGIEDFFGDMDFKVAGTKDGITAIQVDIKIDGLTEEIIKQAFELTRKGRLYIIDNVLLKAIPEPRKQMSKYAPKIISTTINPDKIREVIGPGGKMINKIIDETGVKIDINDDGRVYIFSSDIQAGKRARSMIEAIAKDIEPGQVFLGRVIRVTSFGAFVEFLPGKEGLVHISKLDKKRVERVEDIVRVGDQILVKVIEIDKQGRVNLSRKDAMEDEWDK, encoded by the coding sequence ATGTATAAAACTTTCAGCATGGAGCTAGCCGGAAGAACACTTACTATTGAAACTGGGAAACTTGCTCAACTGGCAAACGGTTCAGTATTGGTCAGATACGGTGATACTGTTGTACTCTCAACAGCTACCGCTTCGGCAACACCAAGAGAGGGAGTCGATTTTTTTCCTTTGAGTGTGGATTATGAAGAAAGATTGTATGCTGTAGGAAAAATTCCCGGAGGTTTTATAAAAAGAGAAGGTAAACCGTCGGAAAAGGCAATACTTACAGCCAGAGTTATAGATAGACCCTTAAGGCCTTTGTTCCCCAAGGACTTGAGGAATGATGTGGCTATTGTAAATACAGTTTTGTCCGTTGATCAGGACAATTCACCGGAACTTGCCGCTTTATTGGGATCCTCCATTGCCGTGTCAATTTCGGACATACCGTTTAACGGTCCTGTCGGAGCAGTTATTCTGGGGCTTATTGACGGTGAAGTGATTATAAATCCGACCGAAAAACAAAAAGAAATAAGCCAGATGTATGTTACTTTGGCAGGCACAAGGAATAAAATTGTCATGATAGAGGCAGGAGCAAACGAGGTTCCCGATGAAGTCATGCTGGATGCCATCAAAAAAGGACATGAGGAAATAAAGAAAATTGTTGACTTTATTGACGGAATTGTAAAGGAAGTCGGCAAACCTAAATTTGAATATGAATCTGCGGAAGTTCCCGAGGAAATATTCAATGCCGTCAGGGAATATGCTTATGACAAGATGAGGGAAGCCGTACTTGCTGTGGACAAGCAGGTAAGAGACAAAAACATTGATGATCTTACAAAAGAAATAACGGAGCATTTTGCGGAAGTGTTCCCTGAAATGGAACCAGCCATTAAAGAAGCAATATACAAACTGGAGAAGAAAGTTGTAAGGGAATATATTTTGGAAGAGGGCAGAAGAGTTGACGGCAGAAGACTTGACGAAATAAGGCCTTTGTCGGCTGAAGTCGGGCTGCTTCCGAGAGTTCATGGTTCAGGTCTTTTCACAAGGGGACAGACTCAGGTGCTTTCAAGTGTTACCTTGGGCGCCATGGGGGATGTTCAGATACTGGACGGTATTGACACTGAAGAAACCAAAAGATATATGCATCACTATAATTTCCCTGGATTCAGCGTTGGCGAAGCTAAGAGTTCAAGAGGTCCGGGAAGAAGAGAAATCGGTCACGGAGCTCTAGCGGAAAGAGCATTGGAGCCTGTGATTCCAAGTGAAGAAGAATTCCCTTATACAATAAGGGTGGTATCTGAAGTTCTTATGTCAAATGGTTCCACATCTCAGGGAAGCGTTTGCGGAAGCACTCTGGCACTTATGGATGCAGGTGTGCCTATCAAAAAGCCTGTTGCGGGAATTTCTGCCGGTTTGGTTGTTGACGAAAATAATCCCGACAGGTTTGTTACTTTTATGGATATCCAAGGCATAGAGGATTTCTTTGGAGATATGGACTTTAAAGTTGCCGGAACGAAGGATGGAATAACAGCCATTCAGGTTGATATAAAGATAGACGGACTTACGGAGGAAATTATAAAACAGGCATTTGAACTTACAAGAAAAGGTCGTTTGTATATTATTGACAATGTGTTGCTGAAGGCTATTCCGGAACCGAGAAAACAAATGTCAAAATATGCGCCTAAGATTATTTCAACTACCATAAATCCGGATAAAATCAGGGAAGTAATAGGCCCCGGAGGTAAAATGATAAACAAGATAATTGACGAAACCGGAGTAAAGATTGATATAAACGACGACGGTAGAGTTTATATATTCAGTTCGGATATTCAAGCCGGAAAAAGAGCTCGCAGTATGATAGAGGCAATAGCAAAAGATATTGAGCCAGGCCAGGTATTTTTGGGCAGAGTTATCAGAGTTACATCCTTTGGAGCTTTTGTAGAGTTTCTTCCGGGAAAAGAAGGGCTTGTGCATATAAGCAAGCTGGACAAGAAGAGAGTCGAAAGGGTTGAAGACATAGTAAGAGTCGGAGATCAGATACTTGTTAAGGTTATAGAAATTGACAAGCAGGGACGTGTAAATCTTTCAAGAAAGGATGCAATGGAAGATGAATGGGATAAATAG
- a CDS encoding M16 family metallopeptidase, whose protein sequence is MYKRIKLENGVRVVCEKIPYLRSVSIGIWVGTGSRNESQSNNGISHFIEHMLFKGTDNRSAREIADSIDSIGGQLNAFTGKECTCYYTKTLDSHADIALDVLSDMFFNSRFEEKDIEVEKKVILEEIGMYEDSPEELVHDILSETVWEDNSLGLPILGTRETLLNINKDKIKAYINERYLPQNTVIAVAGNFEEDRIIDVIKEKFGGWNASGKDSKTIEDAKFKVNSKIKVKDTEQIHICMGFEGVAHGSDELYPLLAVNNVLGGGMSSRMFQKIREEKGLVYSIYSYPSSYKNAGLFTIYAGMNAEHLEKVVELIIKEIKILLKEGLSKDELEKSKEQLKGSYILGLESTSSRMNSMGKSEVLMDRIYTPDEILKKIDAVNQESVERVIKQIFCLDKISFAIVGNIKKEIDIRKIINA, encoded by the coding sequence ATGTATAAACGTATAAAATTAGAAAACGGTGTCAGAGTTGTTTGCGAAAAAATTCCCTATCTCAGATCTGTTTCTATCGGTATCTGGGTTGGAACCGGTTCAAGGAATGAAAGCCAATCAAACAACGGAATATCTCACTTTATTGAACATATGCTTTTTAAAGGGACTGACAACAGAAGTGCCCGGGAGATTGCCGACAGCATTGACAGCATTGGGGGTCAACTTAATGCGTTTACAGGAAAGGAATGTACCTGTTATTATACAAAGACTTTGGATTCCCATGCTGATATTGCCTTGGACGTTCTTTCGGATATGTTTTTTAATTCAAGGTTTGAAGAAAAAGATATAGAAGTTGAAAAGAAAGTTATTTTGGAAGAAATAGGCATGTATGAGGATTCTCCGGAGGAGCTGGTGCATGATATCCTGTCTGAAACCGTATGGGAGGATAATTCACTTGGACTTCCCATTTTGGGAACACGGGAAACCCTTTTGAATATCAACAAAGATAAAATCAAAGCTTACATTAATGAGAGATATTTGCCGCAGAATACGGTTATAGCTGTGGCCGGGAATTTTGAAGAGGACAGAATAATTGATGTTATAAAAGAAAAATTCGGCGGATGGAATGCCAGCGGAAAAGACAGTAAAACTATTGAAGATGCAAAGTTTAAGGTGAATTCCAAAATCAAGGTGAAAGATACGGAACAAATACACATATGTATGGGATTTGAAGGAGTTGCGCACGGAAGTGATGAGTTGTATCCTCTGCTTGCCGTAAACAATGTATTGGGCGGCGGAATGAGCTCCAGAATGTTTCAGAAAATCAGGGAAGAAAAAGGATTGGTGTATTCCATATACTCATACCCGTCATCTTATAAAAATGCCGGTTTGTTTACGATATATGCAGGAATGAATGCAGAGCATTTGGAAAAGGTTGTGGAGCTTATAATAAAAGAAATAAAGATACTTTTAAAAGAAGGACTTTCTAAGGATGAACTTGAAAAATCCAAAGAACAGCTTAAGGGAAGCTATATACTCGGACTTGAGAGTACCAGCAGCAGAATGAACAGTATGGGAAAATCGGAAGTACTTATGGACAGAATATATACTCCGGATGAGATATTAAAGAAGATTGATGCGGTAAATCAAGAAAGTGTTGAACGGGTTATAAAACAAATTTTTTGTTTGGATAAAATCAGTTTTGCGATAGTGGGTAACATAAAAAAGGAAATAGATATTAGAAAAATAATTAATGCTTAA